The following proteins are encoded in a genomic region of Sander lucioperca isolate FBNREF2018 chromosome 23, SLUC_FBN_1.2, whole genome shotgun sequence:
- the tyms gene encoding thymidylate synthase — MSTKMPATSEIHTASGCKMEEQKQPAAAEEKKNFGVFCDERGYLNQIEYIMQHGRRKGDRTGTGVISVFGAQSRYSLRDHFPLLTTKRVFWKGILEELLWFIKGSTNAKELSEKGVKIWEANGSRDFLDNLGLTEREEGDLGPVYGFQWRHFGAEYTNMHADYTGQGVDQLQKVIDTINKNPEDRRIIMCAWNPKDLPLMALPPCHALCQFYVCDGELSCQLYQRSGDMGLGVPFNIASYALLTYMIAHITGLKPGDFVHTLGDAHIYVNHIEPLKVQLQREIRPFPKLKILRKVESIDDFRAEDFEIYDYNPHPTIKMQMAV, encoded by the exons ATGTCCACAAAAATGCCCGCAACTtcagaaatacacacagcaaGCGGTTGTAAAATGGAGGAGCAGAAGCAGCCCGCGGCGGcggaagaaaagaagaacttCGGGGTTTTCTGTGATGAACGCGGGTATCTGAATCAGATCGAGTACATCATGCAGCACGGCCGCAGGAAGGGAGACCGAACCGGGACAGGAGTCATCTCTGTGTTCGGTGCTCAGAGCAGATACAGTCTGCGAG ATCATTTTCCCCTGCTGACAACCAAGAGAGTATTTTGGAAAGGGATCCTTGAAGAACTGCTGTGGTTTATTAAG GGATCAACAAATGCCAAGGAGCTCTCAGAGAAAGGGGTGAAGATTTGGGAAGCCAACGGGTCCCGGGACTTCCTGGACAACCTTGggttaacagagagagaggaaggcgACCTGGGGCCTGTGTATGGTTTCCAGTGGAGGCACTTTGGTGCAGAgtacacaaacatgcatgcag ATTACACGGGACAAGGTGTTGACCAGCTGCAGAAGGTCATTGATACTATCAATAAGAATCCAGAGGACAGACGGATCATCATGTGTGCGTGGAACCCCAAAG ACCTGCCCCTCATGGCTCTGCCCCCCTGCCACGCCCTCTGTCAGTTCTACGTGTGTGATGGCGAGCTGTCGTGTCAGCTGTACCAGCGTTCAGGTGATATGGGCCTGGGGGTGCCTTTCAATATCGCCAGCTATGCACTTCTTACCTACATGATTGCACACATCACAGGACTCAAG CCCGGCGACTTTGTTCACACTCTGGGAGACGCTCACATCTACGTCAACCACATCGAACCTCTCAAAGTACAG CTTCAGAGGGAGATCCGCCCCTTCCCCAAGCTGAagatcctgagaaaagtggagagCATCGATGATTTCCGTGCAGAGGACTTTGAGATCTACGACTACAACCCTCATCCAACCATTAAGATGCAGATGGCTGtctaa